DNA from Solanum stenotomum isolate F172 chromosome 3, ASM1918654v1, whole genome shotgun sequence:
GAAACCACGACCTTTGGCTCCGTAGGGAGAAAGAGAATTATGTAAGCAGTCTTTTCTTCATATTGTTCCATGACGATATTATTTGCAGAATTTAGTTCAAAACTAATGTGTAGAATTGCATCATATGTCACTAGTTGTTGTTGCTATTTTACATTCATATGTCATGGCGGTGTCTTGTTAAAATGCTTTTGTGACATTATGGGATCCTGTCGCTTATGGGGACTTTAAGCTGAGGAGAAATTCTCCTTTTGAAGCATTTATAGCTGCATTTTTTTATGCATATGTGTTTCTCAATCAACAACATTGCCTTTTAGACAGTCTTATTAAAGTTAGGTCTCAAAAGCTTTGTCCATGcagaaaaaagtaaaagttaCGAATGATATTGGTGGTGTTTCCTCTCCTCTTCTTCCCTTTTCCCTCTTCAATATGCACTGAAGTAGATTATTGCTTTTGTTAAACTAAAAGCAATATCACATGATTAATGTGATGCATCTCTGTATTCAGATTGATTCTCTTCAAAAGCTGGATAAAATGCTTGATACATGTCAGAGACTTGGAGTGGAAACTAATCCTAGTGTCATTGATGGTTTGGCAATTATTCCTCTATTCTCATGGTATCACGAGGTAAATCTTACTGTGAAATAGCAAAACTATTTTTGCAGCTGGGTCATTCTGTGCACATCTTGACGTCATTTCTGCTTTATCCCAGAGCTTTGATAGGGAAAAGGACATACCTGGCATCCACATTCCTTCTTTGGAGCTGGTGATTCACTTTCTTTCTCATTTGTAAggattttaaaatctttttgttTGACAATATGTTAGTTGTTCCCTCCTCGACCttgttttctttcaaaagaGATAGATAAAAGATGAGCAAGTTGAATGTGCCAATCTTTAGCTTACTGACAACTGAAACTGAAATGAGAAGTGCTTTGTTAGCTCTTCCATCACACTCAGTGCTCTGAAGTGATGTGCATCCGTTTGCACTTTGTTTTTATCAGTAAAAAATTCCTGATTAGTCCAAGGAAAATGTGCTTATTACCTTGGGATGACTTCAACTTTCTGTTGTGTGTAGGTGAGTATATGGGGATAATAGTTGACATTTGCAAGCTACTTGCTCATCTTCTTttgcattttatttatttaactatcTTAGTGACTCTTCTGTTTTTGGCTGCTTTGGATGTACTTCCTCTGTTCTGAGCCTGTTCATTTTACTACTTGTATTGTAGCATTTCTCTGTGTTATTTGTGAGTTTGGAATTCtgggacaatttttttttttctttcaagaagTTTTCCTATCTATTACACAGTTAATAGACATTGGTTTATATGATACTCGTAGTTTACTGACTCTGTGTTCTATGGTAGACTGCTAGTACAGTGCAATATTACTGTTGTAATTCACTCTTATCTTTTCTGGCACAGGCATGCAAGGACTTCCGTGCATGCAAGTGGCCCGACGGACTCACAAATGGAGATAACTCCCTTGCTACACATTTTGATGCCATGAATGACAAAAATAAGGATACAGTCCAGGAAATGCTGGCAAGCTGCAAGCAGATAATTTCATTCTCACACTTTATTCCAAGGTTAGTGAGTAGCTCAGACAATTCCAAAATTTTCTGAGTTGCTATCTAAATTTGATTGGTTATGGTTGAAAAATCTCAGTCTCGCGCTACAATAGAGACTTCTAGTAGGATTTAATGAGGTTGATGTTTGTTAGATAGTCCTGAAAATTTGCCCCTTTTCTCCATTATAGATTACCTAATTTGACATTTCAGAGATAAACATAAAATGTTTGATATCTCAGTGGTTGGCTTTTTTCCTGTCACAGAACCATGTTTCCACTCTGATGTACCTGCCATAAGTGATGTAGTTCTTCTAGACTCTGTAGAAATATGACTATAATTTCCTTCCCATCCCCCATAGAGTTTGCCATATCCCCTTGAACGTTCTGTAAAACATCACATACCAACAAGTTTTTCGTCCATCTTTAATTGGCTGGAGAATCTTCTGCCCTGCTCAATGAACACAAACCATCTATAGGAATCctctttatattaatttattcgAAAGATTTCCCCCCTGAAACGAAATATTGTCAcccataataaaataaagtagcACCATAGAGGGGACTCGCTGGAAAGAGCATAGTGTAGCAAAGAGAGAAGGGGACACATTTCCCAAGTCAGCGATTGCTCTGTGTTGAAAAGCTAAGCGTCTCTGTTGCTACTTTCATCAATACATGCATCAAGATAGAGGAActtattttaccttttctttGGGCTGCCTTGGGGTGGGGGCGATGGGGGGTATGGTAGGGGCAGGGCACAATGCATACTTAAAAACTTATGATTCATCACGGTAGTGGGCATTCCACCTCACTGGCACTACAGGTTTACTAAATAACCAAGGTTCAGAAAGATTATGTTGATGATTGGAGTCCTTAAACATCTTATGCTGATGATGACGTTGTTTTACCCTGTCTGGAACTGTTATTTGTCATCTTTTTTTGCAGACTAGAGCTTTGTCCAGAGAAGAGAATGCTTTTCTATCCTAACCTTCCAAAAATGATTGGTTCTGACTTTCTTGAGGCCCGTATAAGATACATACACGGAGCTAGAGGGAGCACAAATGCTTGTCATATTTTTGGTCACACCCATTTCTGCTGGGATGTCCTGCTTGATGGTATCAGGTGTGTTCTGTTCTTGGATGCATTAGACTGTTCGTTCACATAAACGCCTACTACTTGTAACCAATTTTCAATTGAAGCAAAATTTAGTGTGTATggttctttttgttttttcctttggGTTTTGATCTTAGAATATGATGACGAGAAGACATAAATGTAATTGATATATCAAATAAGCTAAGATGTGTTTTCAGCCTTGAAATAGTTTTGATGAGAGAAAGCTGAAACTCCTATTGCTTGGCATTTCAAGGTTGAATTTACTAACAGTATATTggttataaaatttatgaataacTTATATCGGGTTTTGTCAAAGATCAAGTAACTTCAGTAATGGACAGGTGAAGAGAGAGAGGGAGGGAAGTCACAACTTTAGGAGTTAAACTTGTTACGTTAGTGCCTATGACACCCAATTCAAAACGTTAAAGATTTATTTATCTGATGCAGGTATGTGCAGGCGCCATTAGCATATCCAAGAGAGAGGAAAAGAAGAATGAACGGAGGAGAAGATTGGCTGCCATTTTGCATTTACTCTAAAGGTGAACTCACAGAGAATATGTCTCCCTGTTACTGGTCTGATTATTATGCCTCTAATCCTAGAACCCCTGATGTAACTGAACTTGCCCCATGGGTTGCCAGATTCTATCGTAAACTTTAGCAATCTctaaagaacaaaaaatttGTTCCAAGGCCTACCCCATTCTTTTGTACTATTACCACTTtgtaatttgatttaattagtCATGACATTCATTCAGTTCTCCCATTGTCACTCGTACAGACAACTTTTGTAGGAAATGGCTGAAAAATGTATCCTGCCATGAGTTTCTTTCCTCTATATATGCAAGTAAACGCAAACATAGAATGGTAACGTAAACAGActccaataaataaaaaataagacataAAAGTAGACTTTATTCATGCTATTACTGGTCTGGGATCATCGTCTTGATTTCGGTAACTTAGGAAATGTGCAGAGCTACATACAGAAGAGTATTAAACGCAGAAAATGGAATTAAAAAGCAACCATAAACTGGACTACAAACATCACATTAGTTTTTAAGCACGATCCTTTTTTATTCACAAATGAAAGGGCTAGTAATCTTCTGGTGCCAAGGGCTGGTGGGTAGTGGGGCGTTGAACGGTTTCATGCTGTATGATCCCATACTCGTATATAAGTCCAGCCAGGGCTGCACCAACGAAAGGGCCCAACCAGTAGATCCAATGGTTCCTCCACCTCCAACCCACTAAAGCAGGTCCAAATGCCCTTGCTGGGTTCATGGATGCCCCCTCAAAAGGCCCTCCCACCAGGGTGTTTGCCCCCAGAATGAATGCAATGGCAAGAGGGGCAATGGTGCTCAAGCTTCCCCTCCTTGGATCAACAGCAGTTGCATATACTGTGTACATTAGTCCAAATGTCATCACTATCTCCATCACAAGCGCATTCAAGTTGCCCACCCCTGCTGCAACCGAGAATCCCCGTGGCCGCTGCACCAACACATCACAAACAATTACACCTCAATCAATCTCAAACAACAAACAGAAGGAGAAGAAACAAGATGGTTCTCGTTATTACCAAGCCATCAGTAGCAAGCCTCAACAAGAGAGAGGCTAAAACAGAACCAAAAAGCTGAGCAACCCAATAATAGATAGCACGAACAACAGAAATCCTGCCTCCCACAAGTGAACCAAAGGTAACAGCTGGGTTGATATGTCCTCCAGAAACATTCAGGCTAGAAGCTACAGCTGCAAAGAAGGAAAACGCATGCGCCAGCGCTATCACTATCAGTCTTGATGACCCTAACCCCGTATCTGGATATAACTTGTCTGCACAACAAAAATCCATAGTAAAACAACATCTGTGATAGTCAAAACGATTGTAACTTTGTGGTGAGTAAAAATCACTAGAAACCATCATTCAAATTCGAATAAAACCTTGGTGGTAGCAGTGCTAGTGAGAGATAACAAGCACACGGATATAGTAATGAtacaaaagagaaagaaaagttgTCAACATGCATCATGTTATGCATGTTGACAACTTTAGTTAGAACAGAACAAACTTCACTTTTATATCTTACCAATAGCAAGAACAGAGCCTTCACCGGCGAAAACGAAGATGAAGGTGGATAAGAGCTCAGACAAGGTGGCTCTCATGGAATCAGGATGAGTAGCTTCATCCGCCCTACCAAAAGCATATCTTCTTGCTGGCATAGCCATAATTACAATCAACTTGCTGTCAATGTTGAGAAACTTTTATTATTAGTACTACAGATCAAATCTGTAAATCAAGATTCTTAATCTGATAAAACTTATGAAGTGAcacaagaaatgaaagaagataaAGATGATCAAGCTTAAGCAAGAAGGAGATAGTGTTATAGAAAAATGAAGTTCGGAATTAAGTGTGACACTTGGGTGAAAGTTTGCATGAAAATTGACACGTACTACATAGGTGTCTATTTCAAATCCAATTAAACACCGTTTTCTTCTTACACCTAACACTTAATTCAAAGTCCATCCATACTAGGATTAAATGAAGACCATGTTTgagttttttctattttatttccTCAAAATCTCATCTTCATCCAcaaattgcaagaaaagaagTTTGGGCTTTATTCTAATCGTCATCCATTTTGCTTGCAGCCAAAATCAATTGGTCCCACTTCAGGAGTTTCTTTGGCTACTAGTACAATGTATTAATGGGGAACACACTccaagtttttttaattttataaatgatcTTGAGTTTACTCTTTAAGTTGAttactctttcttcttttttttttgtaatcaGAAGATTATATTAGTGTAGTATTACTTTCAGGATGTAGTGATAAGTTAAAGTTGGCTATATGAATATTTACTGTTTATATCGATTCATTTAAGTTTATCTGAATCCAATACTTAGGAATTCTCACATCGAGGGATCATTATGAGTTGATTAATTATACGTTGTTGTGACCTAACTACACCTTTAATCGAACTTGGGACAATCACACCTCCCAATTTTTTGTATGgaatttaatcaaattaatgaCTCAAAAGAGATGAAAAAAAGAACTGTACTATATGCTATTCCTTCAAAAGGGTGTTTTCATCAAGTAAAAGATGAATAAtggaaaaaacaaaatcaatatcTACAAAGAATTAACTTGAAGAATGAGTAATATCATAAAACAAAGTTTACTCTGCTAAAAGCCTGTTCCTAAATTTCTAATCTATTTTCTTGATTACAATTtaggaaacaacctctctatcctTAATGGGTAAGGTATGCGCATACTCTATTCTCTATTCTCTCAAAGATCCCACCGGTTGGAATCAGAGTAAAGTATGTGCATATTTTACCCTCTCTTTACTCCCATGTTAGGATTGGGTTACGGTAATCTCCATTTGATGGGATTATATTGGATGTATTGTTCAGACTCAACTTGAAATTCTCTTCAGACCCCGACTCCAGTAGATGAGATTATACTGAATATATTGTTCAGGCTTTACCTGATGAAATTATACTGGATATATTGTTGTTGCTGCTACGGCTTGATTACAGTTTAGGAGGGAAAGTTCAAGTCTTCAAGTAAGAGACTGAATCATCTTCCACATCAGTGACTAAATTCTTTGGTTCGAGCTCAATCTCTTCAATTCTTCTCAGCACTTCACTCATCTTAGGTCTTTTTTCTGGTGCCTCATCTGTACACTGCAAAGCCAATTCAGTAAGCTTCAACATTTCATCATACCCTTCTTTTTGTGCAAGTATTTCCATATCCAAAATGTCTGTTGACCAATCATTATTCACCACTGTCCTTACCCACTCTGACAAATCATCATCAACATAACTAGTAACCCCATTTTCTGGTGAAAACAATTCACCTGGTACTTTTCCAGTGATAACTTCCAACAGAAGAATACCAAAGCAGTAGATATCAGCTTTTCTTGTTAACTTTTTCCCTTGAGAGAACTCTGGAGATTTTCCTACTGCTATTTTTCTTAAGGATTCTTTAGATGGTAGCAAAGGAAAGAATCCATAATCTGTCAGCTTAGAATGGTAGTTCTTGCTTTGGTCTTGCTGGATTAGAACATTTTTTGATCTGATGTTCCCATGTGGCACCTTATGTGATTGTAAGGACTGGTGCAAGAAATTTAGACCCTTTGCTACATCTTTTATGATGGATATTCTTGCTGTCCAGTTTAGTGGTTGTCTCCCAATTCCTCTGTTTTCTGAAATCAAGAATCATAAGTTTTTACAAGGTTGAATCTTAAGGGGAAAAAAGATGGGAAAATGGTAAAAGATATTCCACTATTACTACTATAAGACGACAACAACATGTTCAGTATAATCCCACAAGGGGTTGAGTGTCCGCAGACCTTACACCTACCTCTAAGCAATTTCAATTTTCACAGTAGCACTATAGAGAAGGGAAAGCCCACCTCAAAAGTCATTTGATCATGAGTTCATAGTTTAGAATCAGAATGAATATGAATGACCTCGAAGTATAACACGAGACGTTTTACTAAGGATAAGGATATGAATAACCTCAAAGTATAACGAAAGATAAAATTAAGGTATTTCGTTCAGGAGGGGTTAACTTTAGACATTTTCccaaaagtaaaagaaagttgatgaacCAACCATGTAAGAGCCCAAACAAGTCTCCTTGTGGAACATATTCATAAACAATGAGCTTCTCCTCCTTGGAATAGTAGAAGGACAACATCTCCACAAGGTTTCCATGTTTCAATTTCCCAAGCAACTGCACCTGTTGTGTGAATTCCTTTTTGCTCAAAGAATTCATTTCTTTGAGTCTCTTAACAGCAACAACAGAACCACATTCCAGGATTGCTTTATATGTTGTGCTTAGCTTTCCTTTTCCTAAAACTTCAGCTGATGCTCTTAACAAGTCATCCATGTCAAAGACTGACATATCCTTTTCAAAGAATATTAAGTCCAATGTTTTTTCTGGATCTTCTGTGCTCTTAGACCAATAACTTCTCTTTACCACATTCTCTATTGAAATATTACCTGTCAAAATGGAAACTGGAAATGTTAAAAAGaggaaataataacaatataaactgCTCCATCATCACATGGATCTTTAAGTTTAATTGAATTAGCTAATCTAGTTCTATGTTGTATAGCCACAATTCTAtcggaaacagtctctctactCTACAAAAGTAGGGGCACCTCACCCTTCCCTGACCTCACTTATGGGACTATACtagtatgttattgttgttgtgtaGCCACAATtcaggggggggggggggagactAAATCCCATCTTATTGAGCTAGAAATGGTTGAATTCGACTTCATAATGGACATGGATTGGTTGTCTTCCTATCATGAACTAATCATCGTAGCACCTCTGGAGCAGCCCCAACAAGTTCTGAATGACCTTTTCCCAGTCACAAACATCTTTAATGCCTCTGGAGCCAACGAGTTCTGAATGACCTTTTCGCCATTAACATAAACCATATCGAAAAATGTGTCTCACCAGATAAACTCATCATCTAATTCAATCTAAGTAGTAATAACTTTCCCCCCAGAATAACTGGCACTAGCTAGGATAACATAGATGATACAATAAAACTGTTACCTTGTTTGTCTTCTCCTTGTGTTTCCATTCTTTTAGATTTTCTAAAGTAACGGAACAAAATGAACATGATTGAAATTAGAACAAGTACTGCTACTGCTGCTGCAATCAAAGCAATACTCCATACTTTAAggccattctttttcttttcacttgGTGCTTTAGGTGGGCTTGCAGGTGATATTGAACAAGGTATTCCTACAACTTCACCACACAAATTCGCGTTATTCTCATAACAACTCTTCGAAAATCTCTTCAGGACAGGAGTTTCAGGTATAGGTCCTTCGAGTTTATTCGAAGACACATTGAAACCAATCAAAGTCTGTTGATCAAATGGTGGAATTGAACCTTCAAGATCATTCCCCTGGAGCTCTAATTCTGTTAGTTTCTTTAACTCAGTgtacccaaatggaatcaaaccCGAAAATCGATTATCTGACAGAAAAACAAACTCCAGGTAGATTAGTCCTGTGAGATTGGGAACAGGACCATACAATAAATTGTTCCTAAAGCTGATTTTTGTCAAATAAGTTATGTGCAACAAGAATGTTGGTGGAAGTGAGCCAGTTAACTGAATTCCTTCTAAAACAAGTTGATTTACATGCCCATTAGAACACAAAATTCCAGCCCATTTACTCTGGTTGTTGTAACAAGGAGGCCCTGTCCAATGTGAATGTAAATCAAGAACACTTGAATTTACACTATCTCTCAGCTGCAACAAAGCATCTCTTTCATTTGGGAAAAATTCAGCTGATTCCACCACCAGAAACAACACGAAAAATAGGATTGTCCTACGCATTTCTGGTCGTGGCAACCTTGACTTAGAAGAATGATAGATAAGTAAGTAATAGTCTAATAGATTGAGAATTTACCAGTTGTATGTAGTAGGTGAAGTAAAATTGAACATTGGGGGTATAATTCAAACAATGTCAAACACatcaaaaagttgaaaaaaaagttatagTGTTCTCCATTACAGAGTTGTTATTTTAGACAGCTTTGACGTTGCAGACAAAACTGCTAAAAGATTCCCAAAGGAAGACGTGAAAGCGGACAGAACAAAGAATATGATTATTATGTGGATTAGTATTAAACAAGACATGATATTTGTCAAAGTTTTTATTCTTGTATTTTAGTTGGTGGTTTGGGTCGAGGAGTTGAACTATGCATGACAATTGGGTTTTTTAAGACACTTAAATTATCTTTTCACGAGTTTCATATTACAACTATTACAAAACATATCTCGATACTAAGTTGGTCAACTCAAGCAATGATTTGTGTTTTAATACAAATGGAATGATACTTTAGGCAGGTAAAGACAACAATGAATAATTGAGTTATGAAACTcgcaaaaaaataatagtttaagtgtgttttaaccatttacttctttttttttataaagatagTATCAGATCAGTTTGTTCGCACCTCAATTATTTCACTTGGTTCTTGTCACCTTTAAAGAGTACAAGTAACTTTGTTTATCAAGACATAAGAAAAGTGGAAATAAATTCACTTGAAATTTCATGATATCTGATCAACTTACACACACTTCGACTATACCACCAAATTCTTGTTAGTTGTTACCTTCGATGAATATAGGTACTGAATAACTATTTTCACCAAAACATAATACgatgtgaaaaaataatttttattattatttttgtctcCACTaatatttgaacttgaaatcttCCTCCACTTTATTGATGACTGGGCAATATACTTAGGTGCATAATTGGTGGTTGTTGAcaactatatattaaaaaaaaacaccttaAGGGAGTCCTAATCATAGATAAGATGAAGTTTTTTTTGATAGTGtatattatgtattatatactactatattataattttgtttttatatgaTAATACATTGGGTATGATGTTGATTTCAATGAGAGTGATTAGAGTTGGCAGCATTATAACAAAatattgttgaaatttgaaaaatttccttcctatttttgacattttgtgTGCGCCAATTGAGACTTTGCAGTGTCAATGAAATTAATCATTTGTCTACGTTATTTAAGGGGAATTAGTCAAATGATACCATCACCAAAtaagttcatttttttcttttgtggttGGCAACTAAGAATTTTGTACTAATATTCTTAGTTTGAGGGTCTAGACTAGAGTACCATAGGCACAATTTTCCTTTGAAAAAAGTGGCCATATATGTTGGCATTTCCACATACAATTTTTGGTATTTGATTAGCaaaatatcatattattatgtttttttttttcctgggATACTAGTGGTGTTCAAGAGGGGATTttagtagctcagttggttaGCTATCTGAACTCCTACTTTATTGGTGAGAGTTTGATTCCCCACATTGTAATCTCCTCTCCATTTCTCCTACCctcagttttattttatttaaaaagaaagtaCCAAGTTAATATAAGTATAAATTGATTATTTCATCAGacatttattacttttttataaATATGGATGTGAtaattttacctattatataaTTTAGGCAAATCGAATCATCACCATATGGAATGTTGACTCTACTTATTAGAACTTTTTAAGCATGTGAACTTCTTTTCATTTGTTgggttattatttttttcatttgttggAATTTGAATCCAAGTCTTCGTGGTGTTTTATTATGTTTCATTTATTATTAGGCATATTTCTGAATTTATTTTCgagaataaatttttaatatcaCAAATAACTCGATAACATTTGTCCCAAAAACATTTGAATTAGAATTAATAGCAAGCAGTTTTAAATTGTGACATTTGGTACGGTTACTGAACTAATTAACTTGTGTAAAGACCGGTTAAATAAGTTGAGAAATTCTCATCTTTGTAATGATTCTTAGTGACCACCAAAGTTTTTTGAtgatcaatttattttactaatattAAATGTTGTGAtaaatttttgttcatttttaattaaatattttagatttaaattttaatctttaaaaaataaaatcctgtttaataagaaataatttatctcaaaatgaaatttctaacataaatttaaattgattaaactttaaaataaatatcaaacatcGAATAAGATATTCAATAAATTAATAGACCTTCCAACATACATAAATTCTGCATAACCAGTTTATTTCAATCAACaagtatttcttttaaaaaacaaaGTCACCTAACCATTGTAAAGACTCTGGAATGCTAATTCAGCGTTTCTCAAATAATAAGTATTATTAATACAATTCTAACGGtatcatttttattctttttctttgtacccgataaaatgaattttatttaggCTGTGTttgatttgagaaaaaaaaaataagaaaaagtatATCACCTTACTTATTTTATAATATCTAATaagtacataaaaaatattagtaaagaTACTCTATATAATTTAGTCAAACATAATGGAgcaaaaaccaaaaaatgagGAGTGGAGGTGACTCAAGaacagtggcggagccaggaaTTCACGAAGGGTgtcaaaaaaaaaggaaaaaaaagtttttgctAGTGAAATTCGAACACATGAATACTTAATGGCTCTTTTCAAGACATCTAAAATCACTAGgctataacatttttttttgtcaatagtgtccaaaatatattatttaatcactttgtgtattattttacttatatatagaGTATTATTTTTCGACGAAGAATGTCCAAATGGAATAGATACGCCCCTGCTGGGGAGATGCTAAGGGAGAGGGAGCGTACCTACTTCCATCAATACTTATGAATTGTTATTAAGCATACtattaacataaaatgaaaatctTTATTATTTGGtcattataaatttaatattaatggCTCTTCTTAGGTAATTCCGGTTTATAGGGTATTAGAAGAATTATATGTAATAATAGATCGAGGTGATTGGATAATAAACTTTATGAAGGATATTTCAACTAGTACTAATACTCTGACATGATTATTTGCTCTTATTTAGAGACTCAAGATTACGTAGGATAATAATTTGGTGCCTTTGAAAATCTCCACGAACTCAATTAAGGTAGCTAATTTTATCAATTATAATAATGAATTTTAGAGCTTTTATAATTCGTGAAGATAAATCATTGATGCAATAATTAGGAGATCTAAAACTTTCACAtacctataaaaaaaaacagaataaAGTGGCTGACCTTTTAGACAAGAAAGGGGTTGAAGCAATTATTTGATTACATAagaattttgttattttctttcgTGTTTACAAATAAGACAGTATggataaatattaaaaaaata
Protein-coding regions in this window:
- the LOC125859635 gene encoding uncharacterized protein LOC125859635 → MVLCLITASSTFNLQPGRSRYLHKCMRIQNCGRYLMKHVDITRQKIIPSARVGTVGLEVFVVSDLHTEYAENMAWLKGLPKKGKKKEVLLVAGDVAETYEKFVLTMSLLKASFEHVFFVPGNHDLWLRREKENYIDSLQKLDKMLDTCQRLGVETNPSVIDGLAIIPLFSWYHESFDREKDIPGIHIPSLELACKDFRACKWPDGLTNGDNSLATHFDAMNDKNKDTVQEMLASCKQIISFSHFIPRLELCPEKRMLFYPNLPKMIGSDFLEARIRYIHGARGSTNACHIFGHTHFCWDVLLDGIRYVQAPLAYPRERKRRMNGGEDWLPFCIYSKGELTENMSPCYWSDYYASNPRTPDVTELAPWVARFYRKL
- the LOC125859638 gene encoding probable aquaporin TIP3-2, producing MAMPARRYAFGRADEATHPDSMRATLSELLSTFIFVFAGEGSVLAIDKLYPDTGLGSSRLIVIALAHAFSFFAAVASSLNVSGGHINPAVTFGSLVGGRISVVRAIYYWVAQLFGSVLASLLLRLATDGLRPRGFSVAAGVGNLNALVMEIVMTFGLMYTVYATAVDPRRGSLSTIAPLAIAFILGANTLVGGPFEGASMNPARAFGPALVGWRWRNHWIYWLGPFVGAALAGLIYEYGIIQHETVQRPTTHQPLAPEDY
- the LOC125859627 gene encoding probable leucine-rich repeat receptor-like protein kinase At1g68400, with the translated sequence MRRTILFFVLFLVVESAEFFPNERDALLQLRDSVNSSVLDLHSHWTGPPCYNNQSKWAGILCSNGHVNQLVLEGIQLTGSLPPTFLLHITYLTKISFRNNLLYGPVPNLTGLIYLEFVFLSDNRFSGLIPFGYTELKKLTELELQGNDLEGSIPPFDQQTLIGFNVSSNKLEGPIPETPVLKRFSKSCYENNANLCGEVVGIPCSISPASPPKAPSEKKKNGLKVWSIALIAAAVAVLVLISIMFILFRYFRKSKRMETQGEDKQGNISIENVVKRSYWSKSTEDPEKTLDLIFFEKDMSVFDMDDLLRASAEVLGKGKLSTTYKAILECGSVVAVKRLKEMNSLSKKEFTQQVQLLGKLKHGNLVEMLSFYYSKEEKLIVYEYVPQGDLFGLLHENRGIGRQPLNWTARISIIKDVAKGLNFLHQSLQSHKVPHGNIRSKNVLIQQDQSKNYHSKLTDYGFFPLLPSKESLRKIAVGKSPEFSQGKKLTRKADIYCFGILLLEVITGKVPGELFSPENGVTSYVDDDLSEWVRTVVNNDWSTDILDMEILAQKEGYDEMLKLTELALQCTDEAPEKRPKMSEVLRRIEEIELEPKNLVTDVEDDSVSYLKT